The following proteins are encoded in a genomic region of Galbibacter sp. BG1:
- the guaB gene encoding IMP dehydrogenase: MEAHNAKFVGEGLTYDDVLLVPNYSEVLPREVNIQTKFTRNITINVPIVSAAMDTVTESRMAIAMAREGGIGVLHKNMSIEQQALKVRKVKRAESGMIIDPVTLPLTAKVEDAKNSMREHSIGGIPIVDENGYLKGIVTNRDLRFEKDNNRPIIEVMTTENLVTAAEGTSLDDAEEILQEHKIEKLPVVGNDNKLIGLITFRDITKLTQKPIANKDVFGRLRVAAAIGVTGDALERAQALVYAGVDAVVIDTAHGHTRGVVTILKEVKKEFPDLEVVVGNIATPEAAKYLVDNGADAVKVGIGPGSICTTRVVAGVGFPQFSAVLEVANALKGTGVPVIADGGIRYTGDIPKAIAAGADCVMLGSLLAGTKESPGETIIYDGRKYKSYRGMGSVEAMQHGSKDRYFQDVEDDLKKLVPEGIVGRVPYKGELFESMHQFIGGLRAGMGYCGAGSIENLKENGRFVKITSSGIHESHPHDVTITNEAPNYSR, from the coding sequence ATGGAAGCTCACAATGCAAAGTTTGTTGGCGAAGGGTTAACTTACGACGATGTACTACTCGTACCGAACTATTCTGAAGTCTTACCGCGTGAGGTAAACATTCAAACAAAATTCACAAGAAACATTACGATTAATGTACCAATTGTCTCAGCGGCAATGGATACTGTAACCGAAAGTAGAATGGCAATTGCCATGGCTAGAGAGGGAGGAATTGGCGTTTTGCATAAAAACATGTCTATTGAGCAACAGGCCTTAAAGGTAAGAAAGGTGAAACGTGCTGAAAGTGGAATGATCATCGATCCGGTTACGCTTCCATTAACGGCCAAAGTAGAGGATGCCAAGAATAGCATGCGCGAGCACAGTATTGGCGGTATTCCAATTGTAGACGAAAATGGCTACTTAAAGGGTATTGTAACCAATAGAGACCTGCGTTTTGAAAAAGACAATAACCGCCCAATCATCGAGGTAATGACTACAGAAAATCTCGTAACAGCGGCAGAGGGAACTTCTTTGGATGATGCAGAAGAGATATTGCAAGAACACAAAATTGAAAAACTTCCCGTAGTGGGAAATGATAATAAGCTTATCGGCCTAATTACGTTTAGGGATATTACCAAGCTCACACAAAAGCCGATTGCCAATAAAGATGTATTTGGTCGCCTAAGGGTCGCAGCTGCCATTGGTGTCACAGGAGATGCTTTAGAAAGAGCGCAAGCATTGGTTTATGCAGGGGTGGATGCAGTAGTGATTGACACGGCTCATGGACATACCCGTGGGGTTGTTACCATTTTGAAGGAAGTAAAGAAAGAGTTTCCAGATCTAGAAGTTGTTGTTGGTAATATTGCAACCCCTGAAGCAGCCAAATATTTGGTAGATAATGGAGCCGATGCGGTAAAAGTAGGTATTGGTCCTGGCTCTATTTGTACCACACGCGTGGTGGCAGGAGTAGGTTTTCCTCAGTTTTCGGCAGTATTAGAAGTTGCCAATGCACTTAAAGGAACCGGTGTTCCTGTTATTGCAGATGGAGGTATAAGATATACGGGGGACATCCCTAAGGCTATTGCTGCTGGAGCAGACTGCGTAATGCTGGGGTCTTTATTGGCGGGAACAAAAGAATCTCCAGGTGAAACCATTATTTACGACGGAAGAAAATACAAATCCTATCGTGGAATGGGTTCTGTAGAAGCTATGCAACACGGTAGTAAAGATCGTTACTTTCAAGATGTAGAAGACGATCTAAAAAAATTGGTTCCAGAAGGAATTGTAGGACGCGTACCTTACAAAGGCGAATTGTTTGAGAGCATGCATCAATTTATTGGCGGACTTCGAGCTGGAATGGGATATTGTGGCGCTGGAAGCATAGAAAATCTTAAGGAGAACGGACGCTTTGTAAAAATAACTTCTAGTGGTATACATGAAAGTCATCCCCACGATGTTACCATAACAAATGAAGCTCCTAATTACAGTCGATAA